The window aaaaggagactagggaatggaggctctatgtctaaaaatctcaactcagggattggagccattatgttggaaaaacggtgactatggaatggaggccctatgtctaaaatttcaactcaagtattggagccctaatgttggcaaacggTGAcatgggaatggaggccctatgtataaaaatctcaactcagggattggagccctaaagttAGCAAAAGGtgacaagggaatggaggccttatgtctaaaatctcaacttagggattggagccctattgttAGCAAAACGGCgtctaggaaatggaggccctatgtctaaaaatatcaacttagGGTtctgagccctaatgttggcaaaatcgcaactagggaatggagtctctatgtctaaaaatctcaactcaaggattggagccataatgttagcaaaaaggtgactagggaatggaggccctatgactaaaatctcaactcagggattgcagccataatgttggcaaaaaggcgactagggaatggaggccctatgtcaaaaatctcaactcaaggattgaagctctaatgttggcaaaaggcgacttgggaatggaggccctatgtccaAAATCTCAACGCTggcattggagccctaatgtgggcaaaaggcgactagggaatgcagACCCTATGTCTATGTTTTCCCCGGATGATAGAGGATATCAACATCGTAATCCTTAAGTAATTCGAGCCACCTTCTCTAACGTAGATTTAACTCTCTTTCCTTGAAGATATATtggagactcttgtgatctgtaaAAAAGTCAACAtttaccccatacaaataatggcgccGGATCTTAAACGCGAACACCACAGCTGCTAATTCAAGGTCATgagtcggataattcttctcgtgagccTTGAGCTATCTCGACGCGTAGGCTATGACTTTACCGTGctacattaatacacacccaagaccaacccctgaagcatcacaatagacaacgAACCCTTTGGTTCCTTCTGGTAGTGTCAGCACTGGAGCTGAAGTCAATCTCTTCTTTAACTCCTCAAAACTTTTCTCGCACATTTCCGACCATTGAAACATGACTTTCTTCTGAGTTAATCTAGTCAAAGGGGACGAgatagaagaaaatccctctacgaaACGTCTATAATATTCTGCTTAGGCCCAAGAAACTTCTTTTATCGGATACTgaggtgggtctaggccaattcttcactgcctctattttctgaGAGTCCACCCTCACGCCTTCCCCTGAGATGATATGGCCCAAAAACGCTACTGATtttaaccagaattcacacttagaaaatttggcatatagcTTGTGATCCTGCAGTGTCTGCAACACAATCTGAGATGTCTGGCATGGTCAGTCTCGCTACGGggaataaatcaagatgtcatcaataaacacgataacaaacaaatcaagataaggcttgaagaccttattcataaggtccatgaaagTTGCTGGTGCATTCGTTAAACCGaatgacattaccaaaaattcaaaatgcccatatcgagtcctaaaagcTATTTTGGGAATATCAACTTCCTTaaccttcaactgatggtatcccgatCTGAGGTCAATCTTGGAATAACActgggcaccctgaagttgatcaaataaatcatctattCTGGGAAGAGGGTACTTgatcttgatggtgactttattcaTTTGACAATAGTCAATGCACATGCGCAATGACCCATCCTTCTTTCGGACAAACAAGACCGGTGtgccccaaggtgagacacttggCCTTATAAATCCCTTATCTAGAAGGTCTTTCAACTGGacttttaactctttcaactctgctggagcCATTCTGTAAGGCGGAATAGATATTGGCTTAGTGCCTGGAAGTAgatcaattccaaagtcaatctctCTATCGGGAGGAATTCCAGGGAGATCTTCGGGAAACACTTCTGGAAACTCATTTACAATTGGTACCGACTGGAGAGTGGGGATCTGAGCATCTGCATCCTTAACTCGAACCAGGTGATAGATATATCCCTTGGAGATCATCTTTCTAgctttaagataggaaataaacctacccctaGGTGCTACTGCATCACCCTTCCATTCTAAGACTGGTTCACCGGGAAATTCAAAACTTACTATTTTGGTTCTACAACCCACTTTGGCATAACATGActctaaccaatccatgcccatgatCACATCAAAGTCTAACGTCTCCAATTCTACTAAGTCTACTACAGTAAGACGATGATGCACTTTAACTGGACATCCCTTATAGATATACCTTGCTATAACTGATTCTCCAACTATAGTGGACACTTCAAAGGGTTCACACAActtttctggttctatcccaaatttctTTGCAATATATGGGGTTACATGAGATAGGGTGGTTCCCGGATCTATAAGAGCATAGGCATCAAAAGTGAATATTGTTAgcatacctgtgacaacatctccaCGAGCCTCTGTATCCCGATGGTCTGCCAGTGCATACAAGCAGTTTTGACCACCGCCTGCATTATTAGACTTTGTTGCACCGCACCCTTGTTGGGCCTGAGAGTTATGATGGGCTGCTGAATTAGTGGACTAAGCTGCGTTGCCTCCATTGTTCTGTTTTTCTGATGGACAATCCCTCAAGAAGTGGCCCTGCTGACCGCACCCAAAGCAACCATTTTTGCCCAAACGACACAACCCCGGGTGCCTCTTACCACATGTGTTGCAAATAGGGTAACCAGGGACTCTGTAGCCTACAATAGCCTGTGACTGCGAGTCTGCTGTTCTAAAATTCTGATCTTTCTTGTTAAACTTCATCCTCGGAACCGGTGCACTAGCTGAAGATGGAGCAGGTCctgattttgatttcttgaaaAACTGGAGATTGCCTCTTGCTTGAGATCCCCCATGGTTGAAATTTCCTGCAGACTTAGCTCTCTTACTGAATTCCCTCTCCTTCTCTCTCAGTAGCCGCTCTTCTTCCTTCAACCTGTATTCGTTCCCTTGAACAAAGGAAACTATCTTAGTGATGGTCATGTCATTATTCTGAGCAGCTATATTAGCATCAGCAAACAAATAATCTTAAAGCCCCAACACAAACCGCCTAACTCTGGCCCTCATATCATGTACCATTTCCGGAGCATACTTGGCCAGAGAGACGAACTTGAGGTAGTACTCATTCACACTCATATCATTTTGTCTAAGTCTCTCAAACTCCAAGCCTTAGCTTCCAAGACCTCAATGGGTAGAAAGTGCTTGAGGAACGCATCTGCAAAATCTTTCCAAGTCGCAGGATCTGCATCCTCCCCCCGGGACTCTTCCCATATTTCATACCACATGTTGGCAACATCCTTTAGCTGGTACGCAGCCAGCTCTGTTGCCTCAGTGTCTGTAGCATGCATCACTCGAAATATCTTCTGAACCTCATCAATGAAGTTTTGCAGATCCTCATCCTTTTTAGACCCTGTAAAGACATGAGGTTTCATGTTGAGGAATTCCCTAGACCTGGAACTACCCGTCTCATGAACCTCACTTGTTCCCTGCCTTTGAGCCTGATTAGCAACAACCTGGGTGAGCAACTGGATAGCTCCCCTAATATCCATTTCTGAAGAACTGGGCACTGAGCCCGATGCAACCCCCTGGGCTGGAGTGTCCTCCTCCTGAGTAGTATTAGTTGTGGTCCCCTGGCTAGTAGCTGAGGCCCTCCTGGTGTACTTTCTTTTTGCAGGCATTTTTTCTGAAATATGCAATTCGCACGGGTTAGAAAGATTCCTGAAAGCAAAGCTCTAACTGCACAATCTAGAGTATGAAAGAATTGTAACAATCCTAGATGTCTTGGTGGTCAACTACTTACATGTGTGGCGCGCACACACACATAAAAGAGACCCCACTAGACACGACTTCGTAGGCTTCCTAGGACTCTTGAACAtggggctctgataccaagctttgtcacgccccgaaccatgGTCTGGGCGTAACATGGCATTCGGTGCCTAACTGCATGTGACTGAGCGAACCAACTGCATGGCtggatcaacatgtggtataactATGAGCTAGAGGTAAATGTAAAACATGATAATCTACTAAAGAGTCTGACTGaaattgttacaacccatatccacatgtgttagttcaatccaagaaggaattatctttgagatgataagaagtcaatcctattggtcttaagtgatacaagagtgtataagggtgattaacaagtattagaagttaaatgaatcaaggatgttgtaacttgtattttcaagtaatctagcggtgcttaatatactcaagagttcatttattaaggtattttaatcatataatatccggatcataagtcttgaagtcaaacgagttatgaaacaaaagtcgacaaaagttgtcgcaacttaggttcataattttatttaaacattaggtcaaatgtttctaactttttctcctaatttacaaggaattacggggtgatctaccaacaaaattaaatatctattagtctagtttccaacacattaaactgttcatcgatacgatctcggagtagagatatactcgtgttttcgcgagactgcgccaagcacctctctattgggcccactaaggcggtttaagatatttggacctatataggatgcctccaacctgttttaagtcatttcttctcactattttcagaccttagaaccctaggaacatcctctcaaggttctctcaagattcaagacccaaaaaggggcaaacaacacaaatcaagtgtcgggaattccgtggcgctagtaagtctcttgttcttcttgttgttgctcatttttgtgtcgttccagctcgtgtgggaggttgttttaaaggttttatgttctgtaaatactccctcatgttcttaatatcaatcctaggtgatttcaagccttctaaagtgattctagtgccgaaaaacactaattgatcgctagtttcgttttttgttgttgtggcagcattggagggatatttcatggaaatttaaggtcaaattggagttgttatttctgtataaaggtaaggaacctcttactctatatgtatttaagattatccaagttgcggctaagtcattgaagctagaacttgtgaaatatataccgaaaggcttggaagtaatgttattgttttgtggactgttttgcgttgctgttgggctgcgtattttactactgttttgtggagttttggaggaggaagggtgtgtagaaacaccatatatatgtagtgttatgggctgatagttattcgtaacatttccaggttatttgacacgactacggtggtcgtcgtatgtatggagtgattaggctgtgtgtggactattttgggaggctcaatatgtttattattgatgttgtttgggctgtttggtgactgttttgaatggtgtgaggtcatatatataggggaggtgctatccgtttcatcgtaaaataggctgtggtcgatacataatagttatgacgcttaaatgataacgatagtattgtttctcttattgtagactaaggagttttgacaattgcatagcttgagattggggaagtatatacaaggtatgtgaggctatccctttccttcttttgcacgactccgattgtacataatgtaa is drawn from Nicotiana tabacum cultivar K326 chromosome 22, ASM71507v2, whole genome shotgun sequence and contains these coding sequences:
- the LOC142176079 gene encoding uncharacterized protein LOC142176079, encoding MPAKRKYTRRASATSQGTTTNTTQEEDTPAQGVASGSVPSSSEMDIRGAIQLLTQVVANQAQRQGTSEVHETGSSRSREFLNMKPHVFTGSKKDEDLQNFIDEVQKIFRVMHATDTEATELAAYQLKDVANMWYEIWEESRGEDADPATWKDFADAFLKHFLPIEVLEAKAWTAQNNDMTITKIVSFVQGNEYRLKEEERLLREKEREFSKRAKSAGNFNHGGSQARGNLQFFKKSKSGPAPSSASAPVPRMKFNKKDQNFRTADSQSQAIVGYRVPGYPICNTCDHRDTEARGDVVTGMLTIFTFDAYALIDPGTTLSHVTPYIAKKFGIEPEKLCEPFEVSTIVGESVIARYIYKGCPVKVHHRLTVVDLVELETLDFDVIMGMDWLESCYAKVGCRTKIVSFEFPGEPVLEWKGDAVAPRGRFISYLKARKMISKGYIYHLVRVKDADAQIPTLQSVPIVNEFPEVFPEDLPGIPPDREIDFGIDLLPGTKPISIPPYRMAPAELKELKVQLKDLLDKGFIRPSVSPWGTPVLFVRKKDGSLRMCIDYCQMNKVTIKIKYPLPRIDDLFDQLQGAQCYSKIDLRSGYHQLKVKEVDIPKIAFRTRYGHFEFLVMSFGLTNAPATFMDLMNKVKMSGSINKVENNNLEDHGQNEVVIPASGAPPQNPDGILEPILAQQLAIAQLQSHPRAPSTVAPDIAPPAE